In one Trichlorobacter lovleyi SZ genomic region, the following are encoded:
- a CDS encoding phosphate/phosphite/phosphonate ABC transporter substrate-binding protein, which produces MISAATYSAVTDLPTRRFFLGFALLSVILLLTGCNPQSAEKPLQYSKTPSAALPPVYRFAVHPLHNPAKLAEAYQPLIEFLNLHIPEAHFELEASRDYQAFEEKYRTRRPEFLLPNPWQSIEAMKNGYQVIAMAGDAEDFKGLFIVRKNSPIKKPADLKGKTVSYPSPTALAACIMPQYFLHQQGININRDITNIYVGSQESSIMSTYLDQSAAGVTWPVPWRLFQQDHPHEAAQLKVLWETPCLLNNSVMIRDDVPSVISRKVRQLLLDLPQTAEGRAVLSSMSTTRFHVADNGSYQKVRDYVTAFEKEVRPVDTK; this is translated from the coding sequence ATGATCTCTGCTGCAACCTACAGTGCTGTGACGGATCTGCCAACCCGACGATTTTTCCTCGGGTTTGCTCTGTTGTCTGTTATTCTGCTGCTGACCGGCTGTAACCCTCAATCTGCTGAAAAACCGTTGCAGTACAGCAAAACACCATCGGCAGCATTACCACCGGTCTACCGCTTTGCAGTCCATCCCCTGCATAATCCGGCAAAACTTGCTGAGGCCTATCAACCGCTGATCGAGTTTTTAAATCTTCATATCCCGGAAGCACACTTTGAACTGGAGGCCTCACGGGATTATCAGGCTTTTGAAGAAAAATACCGCACCCGACGCCCCGAATTCCTGTTGCCCAATCCCTGGCAATCGATTGAAGCCATGAAGAACGGCTACCAGGTGATTGCCATGGCCGGTGACGCAGAAGACTTCAAAGGACTCTTTATTGTCCGTAAAAACAGTCCGATCAAAAAGCCGGCCGATCTCAAGGGGAAGACCGTCAGTTACCCTTCCCCGACTGCCCTGGCAGCCTGCATCATGCCGCAGTACTTCCTGCATCAACAAGGTATTAACATTAACCGTGATATTACCAACATCTACGTGGGATCCCAGGAATCATCCATCATGAGTACCTACCTGGACCAATCCGCAGCAGGTGTCACCTGGCCGGTCCCCTGGCGGCTGTTTCAGCAGGACCACCCCCACGAAGCTGCCCAGCTTAAAGTACTTTGGGAAACGCCCTGTCTGCTGAACAACTCGGTGATGATACGTGATGATGTACCGTCAGTGATCAGCCGGAAGGTCAGACAACTGCTGCTTGATCTGCCACAAACAGCAGAAGGACGAGCTGTCTTGAGCAGTATGTCCACTACTCGTTTTCATGTCGCTGACAATGGAAGCTATCAAAAGGTACGTGACTATGTGACAGCCTTTGAAAAAGAGGTACGTCCGGTGGATACAAAGTGA
- a CDS encoding diguanylate cyclase domain-containing protein, whose amino-acid sequence MSLQQTDLPLILLVDDVPSNLHLLVAALKDDYRIKTAVSGQAALELAAREDRPELILLDIMMPEMNGIEVLRRLRDTPDTAGIPVIFVTADNSEQSQLSGLELGADDYLTKPVVTAVLKVRVRNLLQRKRIERELRLASHVFNYSGEAIMITDRSNRIIEVNAAFTRQTGYLLEEVQGQDPKILSSGRTSPEEYRSMWQSLHDEGFWQGELWDRRKDGGVYPKLLTISVVRNSKGQIDFHIGSFTDISRQKTVEAEIRHVANHDYLTGLPNRMYVQVVLEQTMTLARREHTEIAVMFIDLDRFKNINDTFGHAVGDGLLIQVAARLKQSVRESDLVARLGGDEFVVVMTSHLTVNGEITVAQKILENLSLPYQVGELTLHSPPSIGISRYPFDALSVEELMKHADMAMYQVKQSGRGQYRFFEPAHAAGTPEQPA is encoded by the coding sequence ATGAGTCTGCAACAGACAGATCTGCCCCTGATACTGCTGGTTGATGATGTCCCCTCTAACCTGCACCTGCTGGTGGCGGCGTTAAAGGATGATTACCGGATCAAAACTGCTGTCAGTGGCCAGGCCGCTCTGGAGCTGGCAGCCCGTGAAGACCGTCCTGAGCTGATACTGCTGGATATAATGATGCCGGAAATGAACGGGATTGAGGTGCTGCGCAGGTTGCGCGACACCCCTGACACTGCCGGAATTCCGGTTATCTTTGTTACAGCCGACAACTCTGAGCAAAGCCAATTAAGTGGCTTGGAGCTGGGCGCGGATGATTACCTCACCAAACCGGTGGTTACTGCTGTGCTGAAGGTGCGTGTCCGTAACCTTCTGCAGCGTAAGCGTATAGAACGGGAACTTCGCCTTGCCAGTCACGTCTTCAACTACAGTGGTGAAGCGATCATGATCACCGACCGCTCAAACCGGATCATTGAGGTTAACGCTGCCTTTACCCGGCAGACCGGGTACCTGTTGGAGGAGGTACAGGGGCAGGACCCTAAGATACTTTCTTCCGGCCGCACCAGTCCGGAAGAGTACCGCTCAATGTGGCAGAGTCTTCATGATGAGGGGTTTTGGCAGGGAGAGCTGTGGGACCGCAGGAAAGACGGGGGCGTGTATCCTAAACTACTGACTATCTCAGTTGTCCGAAACTCCAAGGGGCAGATTGATTTCCATATCGGCAGTTTTACCGATATCTCCCGCCAGAAGACCGTAGAGGCGGAAATCCGTCATGTTGCCAATCATGACTACCTGACCGGTCTGCCCAACAGGATGTACGTTCAAGTGGTGCTGGAACAGACCATGACCCTGGCACGGCGTGAGCATACCGAAATTGCCGTGATGTTTATTGATCTTGATCGTTTCAAAAACATCAACGACACCTTTGGACATGCTGTGGGGGATGGGCTTTTGATACAGGTTGCGGCACGGCTCAAACAAAGCGTACGGGAAAGCGATCTGGTGGCCAGGCTTGGCGGAGATGAATTCGTGGTGGTGATGACCAGTCACCTGACGGTTAATGGCGAAATTACCGTGGCGCAAAAAATCCTGGAAAACCTGTCACTCCCGTATCAGGTCGGTGAACTGACCTTGCACAGCCCCCCCAGTATCGGCATCAGCCGTTACCCTTTTGATGCACTGTCCGTCGAGGAGCTTATGAAGCATGCTGATATGGCCATGTATCAGGTCAAACAGTCCGGCAGAGGGCAGTACCGTTTTTTTGAGCCGGCACACGCGGCCGGCACCCCGGAACAGCCCGCATGA
- a CDS encoding DUF5714 domain-containing protein, whose amino-acid sequence MTFDPPRWTRFQVDNTAVWLCPDRPTWFVPTAHGDRLLQQMPTDTASQDLATATFLQRLPDPPANSYQGRQTLLGTTPKLRELWLHITDRCNLSCSHCLFSSGPDQGRQLSLQQLKQHIDDAAAQGCRLFALTGGEPLVHPDFAELIGHILAIPDSRIAVLTNGLSVADKLAADWPRQRIHLQISLDGRPEHHDLLRGAGSFKQLEQQLTWLQQQHWHFTLSCCVTKENARDLTWLVDYAADQGAAALHLMWHFIRGRGSVAQHLQPPELLQPVLAALLRAEQRGITIDNIENLKAQIFSAPGTIHDGSSAGWEAGAIGPDNQLYPSAATIGLAELATPLDQGLVQAWQQSPILARIRQTSVAGLSDPWRFLLGGGDLDHCYHHNGSFVGTDPYQPLFEQLSLLLIKQAANRLPEAAQPGLRLKMGELLVSCDSHGPVALCHTNCLLTLEPFADSRSRVGSYYAEAVGDKRLEILNPVHYDENMMQHIPAAFRFRGYGCGSPVLDACLRPGEQMVDLGCGSGVECFIAARLVGKDGMVTGIDMLEPMLDLAQKGAIEVQEHLGYNNLQFLKGFLESLPVADNSQDLVVSNCVLNLSTDKRSTFSEILRILKPGGRLVAADVVCETEPDAAILNDENLRGECISGALTQKDLLGILDESGFTGFSVIKRLPYRVVNNHPFFSLTFCVRKPENSSETVLILYPGPAAGLLAPSGAWLQPGQVNRISRQDADLLGTQVWHLDSHGFVTNVTIEAGANCSRAPEGRTRTAAQPPSRHDSGCLVCGAPLVYHPFEQQIACHFCGKTLSANACCEQGHFVCDSCHTDDALSLIEHLCTTSGVSDPIQLMKEIRRHPSIPLHGPQYHALVPGVLLAGLRAAGHPVTTEQLFAAIRRGGEVGGGSCGFMGICGAATGTGIAFSVLLEATPLKAARRQTVQQVVQQVLAEIAGYEAARCCQRDCWIALRTGMRLAAELFSLKLPAVEPFCCTQMARNHECLGLDCPLWP is encoded by the coding sequence ATGACCTTTGATCCACCCCGTTGGACTCGTTTTCAAGTCGATAACACGGCTGTCTGGCTCTGCCCTGATCGTCCTACCTGGTTTGTCCCCACCGCACATGGTGACCGGTTGCTGCAGCAGATGCCGACCGACACGGCCAGTCAGGATCTTGCAACCGCAACCTTCCTGCAAAGGCTGCCCGATCCGCCTGCAAACAGCTACCAGGGCCGCCAGACGCTGCTGGGTACTACGCCGAAGCTACGGGAACTCTGGCTGCATATCACGGATCGTTGCAACCTGTCCTGCAGCCACTGCCTGTTCAGTTCCGGCCCGGACCAGGGACGTCAGCTCTCACTGCAACAACTGAAACAGCATATTGATGATGCAGCAGCCCAGGGATGCCGCCTGTTTGCCCTGACCGGTGGAGAACCGCTGGTGCACCCTGATTTTGCCGAGCTGATCGGCCATATCCTGGCCATACCGGACAGCCGGATTGCCGTTCTGACCAATGGTCTGTCTGTGGCTGACAAACTGGCTGCTGACTGGCCCAGGCAGCGGATTCACCTGCAGATCAGCCTTGACGGCAGACCTGAACACCACGACCTGCTGCGGGGGGCTGGCAGTTTCAAACAACTGGAACAGCAACTGACCTGGTTGCAACAGCAGCACTGGCACTTTACCCTTAGCTGTTGCGTCACCAAGGAAAATGCCCGCGACCTGACCTGGCTGGTTGACTATGCTGCGGATCAAGGGGCTGCTGCACTGCACCTGATGTGGCACTTTATCCGTGGCCGGGGCAGCGTTGCCCAGCATCTGCAGCCGCCGGAACTGCTACAACCGGTACTGGCTGCCCTGCTGCGGGCAGAACAACGGGGCATCACCATCGACAACATCGAAAACCTGAAAGCTCAGATCTTCTCAGCACCGGGTACGATCCACGACGGCTCCAGTGCAGGCTGGGAGGCAGGGGCCATCGGCCCGGATAATCAACTCTACCCCTCTGCAGCCACCATCGGCCTTGCTGAGCTGGCAACCCCACTGGATCAGGGACTTGTGCAGGCCTGGCAGCAAAGCCCCATACTGGCTCGGATCAGGCAAACCAGTGTAGCCGGTCTTTCCGATCCCTGGCGTTTTCTGCTGGGTGGCGGTGACCTTGATCATTGTTACCATCACAATGGCAGCTTTGTCGGCACTGATCCCTACCAACCCCTGTTTGAACAGCTGTCTCTGCTGCTGATCAAACAGGCGGCAAACCGATTGCCTGAAGCTGCACAACCCGGACTGCGCCTCAAGATGGGAGAGCTGCTGGTCAGCTGCGACAGTCACGGCCCGGTGGCGCTCTGTCACACCAATTGTCTCCTGACACTGGAACCTTTTGCCGACAGTCGCAGCCGGGTGGGCAGCTACTACGCCGAGGCTGTTGGAGACAAGCGGCTGGAGATCCTGAATCCGGTTCATTACGATGAAAACATGATGCAGCACATTCCCGCTGCCTTCCGTTTCAGGGGGTATGGCTGCGGCAGCCCGGTGCTGGATGCCTGCCTCAGACCGGGTGAGCAGATGGTAGATCTGGGCTGCGGCAGCGGCGTGGAATGTTTTATTGCCGCCCGGCTGGTGGGAAAAGACGGCATGGTAACCGGCATTGATATGCTGGAGCCGATGCTTGATCTGGCCCAAAAGGGCGCAATTGAAGTACAAGAGCACCTTGGCTATAACAACCTGCAGTTTTTAAAAGGTTTTCTCGAATCACTTCCTGTTGCCGACAACTCACAGGACCTGGTGGTTTCCAACTGCGTATTGAACCTGTCTACCGATAAACGCAGCACCTTCAGCGAGATCCTGCGCATCCTGAAGCCGGGGGGCAGACTGGTGGCAGCAGATGTGGTCTGCGAGACGGAACCTGATGCCGCTATCCTGAATGACGAAAACCTGCGGGGTGAATGTATCAGCGGCGCCCTGACCCAGAAAGACCTGCTGGGTATCCTGGATGAAAGCGGTTTCACCGGTTTCAGTGTGATCAAGCGCCTGCCCTACCGGGTGGTAAACAACCACCCGTTCTTTTCACTGACCTTTTGCGTGCGGAAGCCGGAAAACAGTTCTGAAACCGTACTGATCCTCTACCCCGGCCCTGCAGCAGGCTTGCTGGCACCCTCAGGTGCCTGGCTGCAGCCAGGGCAGGTCAACCGGATATCCAGGCAGGATGCGGATTTACTGGGCACCCAGGTCTGGCATCTGGACAGCCACGGCTTTGTCACCAATGTGACCATTGAGGCTGGTGCCAACTGCTCAAGAGCGCCGGAAGGCCGCACCAGGACGGCTGCTCAACCCCCAAGCAGACATGATAGCGGCTGCCTGGTCTGCGGCGCCCCCCTGGTCTACCATCCGTTTGAGCAACAGATCGCCTGTCATTTCTGCGGCAAGACGCTGTCAGCCAACGCCTGCTGTGAACAGGGGCACTTTGTCTGTGACAGCTGCCATACCGACGATGCCTTAAGCCTGATTGAACACCTCTGCACAACCAGCGGCGTATCTGACCCGATCCAACTCATGAAGGAGATCCGTCGGCATCCTTCCATTCCGCTCCACGGCCCCCAATATCATGCCCTGGTGCCAGGCGTTTTACTGGCCGGCCTGCGTGCTGCCGGACATCCGGTTACCACAGAACAACTTTTTGCCGCTATCCGGCGTGGTGGTGAGGTCGGTGGCGGCAGCTGTGGTTTCATGGGGATCTGCGGTGCAGCTACCGGTACAGGTATCGCATTTAGTGTGTTGTTGGAGGCGACACCTCTCAAGGCGGCCAGACGTCAGACCGTGCAACAGGTTGTGCAACAGGTGCTGGCCGAGATAGCGGGATATGAGGCAGCCCGCTGCTGTCAGCGTGATTGCTGGATCGCCCTGCGCACCGGAATGCGGCTTGCTGCAGAGCTGTTCAGCCTGAAGCTTCCTGCTGTTGAGCCTTTTTGCTGTACCCAGATGGCCCGAAATCATGAATGTCTGGGACTGGACTGCCCACTCTGGCCATAG
- a CDS encoding ATP-binding protein, with protein MIFNRLTWFLAGTLQRRMVAGMTLVMAITMSLFVLDMTRRQEAVALQQHVLQARALTQSVSASSAVWVASRDYSGLQEIIAALEHYPNLAHAIVLDSRGQVLAHSDRKRIGLYLTGLPDQPLLQVLQKTIRMVDVASPILLGGKPIGWVRIGLNGKGLEADIAEIHRNGLIFALAAVMLGALLAVLTGRYLTRRLDLIQEVVDQVETGNADVRVQLAGNDEAKRLGLAVNAMLDALSQRAESLQQSEQRFRSMIENAGDAIYIHDHNGKILSANQVCCCQTGYTLDELLMSPVSLVDRQIDVQTLEEICRLATAAPARFPMTLKTVHTRKDGSSFPVEVRLSLLPAGDDVHFVAMVRDITERKRAEDELLRAKAAAETANTTKSEFLANMSHEIRTPMNGVIGNAQLLRFTDLTEEQSRYLEYIEADAKHLVSVINDLLDISKIEAGKMELEQTSFSLRGCINDLLKPMTPRIATKGLIFNTEIANTVPDALTGDQLRLKQILRNLVGNAIKFTDQGSITLRVELLEHSENKALFYFSVIDTGIGIPQEALERLFTPFTQADSSVTRKFGGTGLGLSICNRLAGLMGGNISVESSEGAGSCFHVTLPFQTRQAGTLPQEEPLQANTSPGWQGTPLTILLVDDSQTSQIMAANLLRHFDHRVETAENGADALEQWRKDSFDIILMDIQMPVMDGLEAMRIIREEERTTNRHTAIIALTAHALVEQRNHLLSSGFDGYVSKPLDIAVLHTEMKRVLNPKTDTPEYCRLD; from the coding sequence GTGATCTTCAACAGACTGACCTGGTTTCTGGCGGGTACGCTGCAACGGCGCATGGTTGCCGGCATGACACTGGTTATGGCAATCACCATGTCCCTGTTTGTGCTGGACATGACCCGTCGCCAGGAAGCCGTTGCCCTGCAGCAGCATGTCCTGCAGGCACGTGCCTTAACCCAGAGTGTCTCAGCATCCTCGGCCGTCTGGGTTGCCTCACGGGATTACAGTGGGCTGCAGGAAATCATCGCAGCCCTTGAACACTATCCAAATCTGGCCCACGCCATTGTTCTTGATTCCCGTGGTCAGGTTCTGGCGCACAGTGATCGCAAGCGGATCGGTCTCTATCTGACCGGTTTGCCCGATCAGCCATTATTGCAGGTTCTACAAAAGACTATCCGCATGGTGGATGTTGCGAGTCCGATCCTGCTTGGCGGGAAACCGATCGGTTGGGTACGGATAGGCCTTAACGGTAAAGGGCTTGAGGCTGACATTGCCGAGATTCACCGCAACGGACTCATTTTTGCGCTGGCAGCAGTCATGCTGGGAGCCCTGCTCGCCGTGCTTACCGGTCGTTATCTGACCCGTCGGCTTGATCTGATTCAAGAGGTGGTTGACCAGGTTGAGACAGGCAACGCAGATGTGCGTGTACAGCTTGCTGGAAACGATGAGGCTAAACGTCTCGGTCTTGCCGTGAATGCGATGCTCGACGCACTATCCCAACGTGCTGAATCTCTGCAGCAGAGTGAACAGCGCTTCCGATCGATGATAGAAAACGCCGGCGACGCTATTTACATCCACGATCACAACGGAAAGATACTGAGTGCCAACCAGGTCTGCTGTTGTCAAACCGGCTATACTCTTGATGAACTGTTGATGTCTCCTGTGTCATTGGTAGACAGACAGATTGACGTGCAGACTTTAGAAGAAATCTGTCGCCTGGCTACGGCAGCCCCTGCCAGATTCCCCATGACACTGAAAACTGTTCACACTCGCAAGGATGGCAGCAGTTTTCCGGTCGAGGTGCGCCTCAGTCTGCTCCCGGCAGGTGATGATGTGCATTTCGTTGCCATGGTGCGCGATATCACCGAGCGCAAGCGTGCTGAGGACGAGTTGCTGCGTGCCAAGGCTGCCGCCGAAACGGCCAATACCACCAAGAGCGAATTTCTGGCCAATATGAGCCACGAAATCCGTACCCCGATGAACGGGGTGATCGGTAATGCCCAGCTGCTCCGTTTTACCGATCTGACCGAAGAACAGTCCCGCTACCTCGAATATATCGAAGCTGATGCCAAGCATCTGGTTTCGGTTATCAATGACCTGCTTGATATCTCCAAGATTGAGGCAGGCAAGATGGAGCTTGAGCAGACCTCATTCAGTCTGCGCGGCTGCATCAATGACCTGTTGAAACCAATGACTCCGAGGATTGCAACCAAGGGGCTGATCTTCAATACCGAGATTGCCAACACGGTCCCGGATGCCTTGACCGGAGATCAGCTCAGACTGAAACAGATCCTTCGTAATCTGGTAGGCAATGCCATCAAGTTTACCGATCAGGGATCTATCACATTGCGGGTCGAACTGCTTGAACACTCAGAAAACAAGGCATTATTTTATTTCAGTGTGATTGACACCGGCATCGGCATCCCTCAAGAAGCACTTGAAAGGTTGTTTACCCCCTTTACCCAGGCTGACAGTTCAGTAACACGAAAGTTCGGAGGAACCGGCCTGGGGCTGTCAATCTGCAACCGGCTGGCCGGGTTGATGGGAGGCAACATTTCCGTTGAAAGCAGCGAAGGTGCAGGAAGTTGTTTCCATGTCACCCTGCCGTTTCAGACCAGGCAAGCCGGGACATTACCGCAGGAGGAGCCGCTTCAAGCCAACACCTCACCGGGATGGCAGGGGACACCGCTCACCATCCTGCTGGTGGACGACAGTCAGACCAGCCAGATCATGGCAGCGAACCTGCTGCGCCATTTCGACCACAGGGTAGAGACCGCTGAAAATGGAGCAGATGCTTTGGAACAGTGGCGCAAAGACTCATTTGACATTATTCTGATGGATATCCAGATGCCGGTGATGGACGGTCTTGAGGCCATGCGCATCATCCGCGAAGAAGAGCGCACAACCAACCGCCATACCGCCATCATTGCCCTGACCGCCCATGCCCTGGTTGAACAGCGCAATCATCTACTCTCCTCCGGCTTTGATGGTTATGTCTCAAAGCCGTTGGATATTGCTGTGTTGCATACTGAAATGAAGCGGGTACTGAACCCGAAAACAGATACTCCAGAATACTGTCGATTGGATTAA
- a CDS encoding TVP38/TMEM64 family protein has protein sequence MKSKKIILVLTGLAIVALFFYLDLGRYLTLESLKANRQLLQTFYADHTLLMVAAFMGVYIIQTGLALPGATILSLSAGAIFGPVMGTVYAVSAASIGATLAFLFTRYLLRDAVLRRFGNRLEGMNKELEERGINYLLFLRLVPLFPFFLINLAAGLTRLPLRTFMLGTFFGIIPGGFVYVNAGASLASINDLSDIASARVLGSFALLGLFALIPALYAQFKNRNTTTP, from the coding sequence GTGAAGAGTAAAAAAATCATCCTGGTTCTGACCGGCCTGGCCATTGTGGCCCTGTTCTTTTACCTTGATCTGGGCCGCTATCTGACCCTTGAGAGTCTCAAGGCCAACCGTCAACTGCTGCAAACATTCTATGCTGATCATACGCTGCTGATGGTGGCAGCCTTCATGGGGGTCTACATCATCCAGACCGGCCTGGCCCTGCCCGGGGCCACCATCCTGTCGCTCTCTGCAGGCGCCATCTTCGGGCCGGTCATGGGTACGGTCTACGCTGTCAGTGCCGCCTCCATCGGTGCCACCCTCGCCTTTCTGTTCACCCGCTACCTGCTGCGGGATGCCGTGCTCAGAAGATTCGGCAACAGGCTTGAAGGAATGAACAAGGAGCTTGAAGAACGTGGCATCAACTACCTGTTATTCCTGAGGCTAGTCCCACTCTTTCCGTTCTTTTTAATCAATCTGGCTGCGGGGCTGACCCGGCTGCCTTTGCGCACCTTTATGCTGGGCACCTTCTTTGGCATCATTCCGGGCGGCTTTGTCTATGTCAACGCCGGGGCAAGCCTGGCCTCCATCAATGACCTGTCTGACATCGCTTCAGCACGGGTGCTGGGCTCCTTTGCCCTGCTGGGATTGTTTGCGCTGATCCCGGCTCTGTATGCACAATTCAAGAACAGGAACACGACTACCCCATGA